The Limnochorda sp. LNt genome includes a region encoding these proteins:
- the rpsU gene encoding 30S ribosomal protein S21, whose translation MAEVRVGDHESLDAALRRLKRIMRQDGILAEMRRHEHYVKPSDRRKQKARAKRRRG comes from the coding sequence ATGGCCGAGGTCAGGGTGGGCGACCACGAGTCGCTGGATGCGGCGTTGCGGCGTCTCAAGCGTATCATGCGGCAAGACGGCATTCTGGCGGAGATGCGTCGTCACGAGCACTACGTCAAACCGAGCGACCGCCGCAAGCAGAAGGCGCGGGCCAAGCGCCGCCGAGGCTAG
- a CDS encoding phosphatase PAP2 family protein, whose protein sequence is MRRALTRMDRWVFGYVHLRLARRWLDRVMRVYTHLGGFVATVGTAGLLLVLGGEMRRAGMASMVALAGSQLVVQLLKRRTERPRPYLVLAESRSVVAPLADYSFPSGHTAASFALATVLGAYWPSWAGVALGAAALVGLSRTYLGHHYPSDVLVGALVGMGLAYLSLLHFGVPASVVDGLAPA, encoded by the coding sequence TTGCGACGGGCACTGACACGGATGGACCGATGGGTCTTCGGGTACGTGCACCTGCGGCTGGCACGGCGGTGGCTGGACCGCGTGATGCGCGTCTACACCCACCTGGGCGGCTTCGTCGCGACGGTGGGCACCGCCGGGTTGCTGCTGGTGCTGGGCGGAGAGATGCGCCGGGCCGGGATGGCATCCATGGTGGCGTTGGCCGGCAGCCAGCTGGTGGTACAGCTCCTCAAGCGCCGGACCGAGCGGCCACGCCCCTACCTGGTGCTGGCCGAGAGCCGCAGCGTGGTGGCCCCGCTGGCGGACTACTCGTTTCCGTCGGGTCATACGGCTGCCAGCTTCGCGCTGGCCACGGTGCTGGGGGCGTACTGGCCGTCGTGGGCGGGGGTGGCGCTGGGCGCCGCGGCGCTGGTGGGGCTCTCCCGCACCTACCTGGGTCACCACTATCCCTCGGACGTGCTGGTCGGGGCGCTGGTCGGCATGGGCCTGGCCTACCTGAGCCTCTTGCACTTCGGGGTGCCGGCGTCGGTCGTCGACGGGCTCGCGCCGGCGTGA
- the floA gene encoding flotillin-like protein FloA (flotillin-like protein involved in membrane lipid rafts), whose product MEQLLVFWLPVIVVLLFLVILLNFVPVGLWISAWAAGVPVSIFTLVGMRLRRVPPAGIILPLIKAQKAGLDVAIDKLEAHFLAGGNVDRVVDALIAAQRANIGLSFERAAAIDLAGRNVLEAVQMSVNPKVIETPTVAAVAKDGIELKVKARVTVRANIDRLVGGAGEATIIARVGEGIVTTVGSSETHKEVLENPDRISKTVLAKGLDAGTAFEILSIDIADVDVGRNIGAQLQVDQAIADKNIAEAKAAERRFAALAREQEMLAMVQEMRAKVVQAEAEVPLALAAALREGKLGVMDYYTMQNVLADTAMRQAIGRSGEGRVPGLEPPPAPGESGRGKPAMPGEGGGAGR is encoded by the coding sequence ATGGAACAGCTCTTGGTCTTCTGGCTTCCGGTCATCGTCGTCCTGCTCTTCCTGGTCATCTTGCTCAACTTCGTGCCCGTGGGGCTCTGGATCTCGGCCTGGGCCGCAGGGGTGCCGGTCAGCATCTTCACCCTGGTGGGGATGCGGCTGCGACGGGTGCCGCCTGCGGGCATCATCCTGCCGCTCATCAAGGCGCAGAAGGCCGGCCTGGACGTGGCCATCGACAAGCTGGAGGCCCACTTCCTGGCCGGGGGCAACGTGGACCGGGTGGTGGACGCCCTCATCGCCGCGCAGCGTGCCAACATCGGCCTCAGCTTCGAGCGGGCGGCGGCCATCGACCTGGCCGGTCGCAACGTGCTGGAGGCCGTCCAGATGAGCGTCAACCCCAAGGTGATCGAGACTCCCACGGTGGCGGCGGTGGCCAAGGACGGGATCGAGCTCAAGGTGAAGGCCCGCGTGACGGTGCGGGCCAACATCGACCGCCTGGTAGGCGGCGCCGGCGAGGCCACCATCATCGCCCGGGTGGGGGAGGGGATCGTGACGACCGTCGGCTCCTCCGAGACCCACAAGGAGGTCCTGGAGAACCCGGACCGCATCTCCAAGACGGTCCTGGCCAAGGGGCTGGACGCCGGCACCGCCTTCGAGATCCTCTCCATCGACATCGCCGACGTGGACGTGGGGCGCAACATCGGCGCCCAGCTCCAGGTGGACCAGGCCATAGCCGACAAGAACATCGCCGAGGCCAAGGCCGCAGAGCGCCGCTTCGCCGCCCTGGCCCGGGAGCAGGAGATGCTGGCCATGGTCCAGGAGATGCGGGCCAAGGTGGTCCAGGCCGAGGCCGAGGTACCCCTGGCGCTGGCGGCGGCGTTGCGCGAGGGCAAGCTCGGGGTGATGGACTACTACACGATGCAAAACGTCCTCGCCGACACGGCCATGCGCCAGGCCATCGGACGCTCGGGCGAGGGCCGGGTGCCGGGGCTCGAGCCGCCGCCGGCTCCGGGCGAGTCGGGACGGGGCAAGCCCGCGATGCCCGGCGAGGGCGGCGGAGCCGGGCGTTGA
- the pruA gene encoding L-glutamate gamma-semialdehyde dehydrogenase: protein MVGSFVNEPFADFGSAPVRAAMEEAVRRIEAQLGQTYPAFVDGDSVWTEARIVSVNPARPRQVVGYVARADQELAERAIQAAHRAFDRWRRYAPDARARVLLRAAAILRRRRFEFDAWQALEVGKTWIEADVETAEAIDFLEYYAREMMRLGTPQPLTPLPGEENEQRYIPLGVVVVIPPWNFPLSILLGMTSAALVAGNAVVLKPSSVSPVIAAKVVELLREAGIPDGVLNFVPGSGGAIGDYLVSHPLTRMIAFTGSKEVGLRINELAARTAPGQRWIKRVIAEMGGKNAVIVDDSADLEAAAAAIVASAFGFQGQKCSAGSRAIVLDGVYDRVLQEVVARTRALRIGDPTRYETQIGPVVDRSQFDKVSSYLEIGRREGRLVAGGRPYGESARDPETHGYFIEPTVFADVDPSARIAQEEIFGPVLAVIRARDFDHALEIANGTEYGLTGAVFARDRAKLERAREEFHVGNLYFNRKCTGALVGAHPFGGFNMSGTDSKAGGPDYLLLFTQAKAISEAL from the coding sequence ATGGTGGGTTCTTTCGTCAACGAGCCCTTCGCCGATTTCGGCTCCGCCCCGGTCCGGGCCGCGATGGAGGAGGCCGTCCGACGGATCGAGGCGCAGCTGGGCCAGACGTATCCCGCCTTCGTCGACGGAGACAGTGTCTGGACCGAGGCCCGCATCGTCTCGGTCAACCCCGCCCGCCCGCGACAGGTGGTGGGGTACGTGGCCAGGGCCGACCAGGAGCTGGCCGAGCGGGCCATTCAGGCGGCCCATCGCGCCTTCGACCGGTGGCGTCGCTACGCGCCCGACGCCCGGGCACGGGTGCTGTTGCGGGCCGCTGCCATCCTGCGACGTCGCCGATTCGAGTTCGACGCCTGGCAGGCCCTGGAGGTGGGCAAGACCTGGATCGAGGCCGACGTGGAGACGGCCGAGGCCATCGACTTCCTGGAGTACTACGCCCGGGAGATGATGCGGCTGGGCACGCCCCAGCCCCTGACGCCCCTGCCCGGCGAGGAGAACGAGCAGCGCTACATCCCGCTGGGCGTGGTGGTGGTCATCCCGCCCTGGAACTTCCCCCTCTCCATCCTCCTGGGCATGACCTCCGCGGCCCTGGTGGCGGGCAACGCCGTGGTGCTCAAGCCCTCCAGCGTCTCGCCCGTCATCGCCGCCAAGGTCGTCGAGCTGTTGCGGGAGGCCGGCATCCCCGACGGCGTGCTCAATTTCGTGCCGGGCAGCGGCGGCGCCATCGGCGACTACCTGGTGAGCCACCCGCTGACCCGGATGATCGCCTTCACCGGCTCCAAGGAGGTGGGCCTGCGCATCAACGAGCTGGCGGCCCGCACGGCGCCCGGGCAGCGCTGGATCAAGCGGGTCATCGCCGAGATGGGCGGCAAGAACGCCGTCATCGTCGACGACAGCGCCGACCTGGAGGCGGCCGCCGCGGCCATCGTCGCCTCGGCCTTCGGCTTCCAGGGGCAGAAGTGCTCCGCCGGCTCGAGGGCCATCGTGCTGGACGGCGTCTACGACCGGGTGCTGCAGGAGGTCGTGGCGCGCACCCGGGCCCTTCGCATCGGCGATCCCACGCGCTACGAGACGCAGATCGGGCCGGTGGTGGATCGCTCCCAGTTCGACAAGGTGTCGAGCTACCTCGAGATCGGCCGCCGGGAGGGGCGGCTGGTGGCCGGCGGCAGGCCCTACGGCGAGTCGGCGCGAGATCCCGAGACCCACGGCTACTTCATCGAGCCCACCGTTTTCGCTGACGTGGACCCCTCGGCCCGGATCGCGCAGGAGGAGATCTTCGGGCCGGTGCTGGCCGTCATCCGCGCCCGTGACTTCGACCATGCGCTCGAGATCGCCAACGGCACCGAGTACGGCCTGACGGGCGCCGTCTTCGCCCGGGACCGGGCCAAGCTGGAGCGGGCCCGGGAGGAGTTCCACGTCGGCAACCTCTACTTCAACCGCAAGTGCACCGGCGCCCTGGTGGGGGCCCACCCCTTCGGCGGCTTCAACATGTCGGGCACCGACTCCAAGGCGGGCGGCCCCGACTACCTGTTGCTGTTCACCCAGGCCAAGGCCATCTCCGAGGCGCTGTGA
- a CDS encoding NfeD family protein: MSDRSGGARVRPRHIRWTRWVAVAMLVAGLPGGLGATRAREPLTPPPGTTPTVFVVPIRGVIELGLAAFVERAVAEARQAGATAVMVDLDTPGGRVDAGEAIRDALLEAGLPTIAFVSRRAQSAGALVALACDYLIMAPGSSIGAAEPIPAEEKIVSALRAEFEATAQARGRDGRLAAAMVDKSIEIPGVVEAGKILTLPASQAVQLGFADALAQDRAAAAAAAGLAGARLVERFPNWAERVARFLTEPTVSSLLLTVGFLGLLYELASAGWGVAGSVGLASLALFFGARLLTGLAGWEVVILFLVGVALLVLELVAVPGFGIAGIPGLVAVFASLYLSFRDVRSAIYVIGGSVAMTALVGALTFRYFKVSRTGQRIVLRERQAPEQGYTAPSDLQRWVGRTGRALTPLRPGGAIEVDGERLDASTEGEFLEPGTPVRVVRAEGLRIVVRRLQEP; this comes from the coding sequence GTGTCGGACAGGAGCGGAGGGGCGCGGGTGCGACCACGCCACATCCGATGGACCCGGTGGGTGGCCGTCGCTATGCTCGTCGCCGGCCTGCCGGGGGGCCTCGGGGCGACCCGGGCGCGTGAGCCCTTGACGCCGCCCCCGGGCACGACGCCCACCGTCTTCGTCGTGCCCATCCGTGGCGTCATCGAGCTGGGGCTCGCCGCCTTCGTCGAGCGAGCCGTGGCCGAGGCGCGCCAGGCCGGGGCCACGGCCGTCATGGTCGATCTCGACACGCCGGGGGGCCGTGTCGACGCGGGGGAGGCCATCCGCGACGCGCTCTTGGAGGCGGGTCTTCCCACCATCGCCTTCGTCTCGCGGCGGGCCCAGTCCGCCGGGGCGCTGGTGGCGCTGGCCTGCGACTACCTGATCATGGCGCCGGGCTCCAGCATCGGAGCCGCTGAGCCCATCCCCGCGGAGGAGAAGATCGTATCGGCGCTGCGGGCCGAGTTCGAGGCGACGGCCCAGGCCAGGGGCCGCGACGGCCGGCTGGCGGCGGCCATGGTCGACAAGAGCATCGAGATCCCCGGCGTGGTGGAGGCGGGCAAGATACTGACCCTGCCTGCCTCGCAGGCGGTCCAGCTGGGCTTCGCCGACGCCCTCGCGCAGGACCGGGCCGCCGCGGCGGCCGCCGCGGGGCTGGCGGGGGCCCGGCTGGTGGAGCGCTTCCCCAACTGGGCCGAGCGGGTCGCCCGCTTCCTGACGGAGCCCACGGTCAGCTCGCTGTTGCTCACCGTCGGCTTCTTGGGCCTGCTCTACGAGCTGGCCTCGGCCGGTTGGGGGGTGGCCGGCAGCGTGGGCCTGGCCTCGCTGGCCCTCTTCTTCGGGGCGCGCCTTTTGACGGGGCTGGCGGGGTGGGAGGTCGTCATCCTCTTCCTGGTGGGCGTGGCGCTGCTGGTGCTGGAGCTGGTGGCGGTCCCGGGCTTCGGCATCGCGGGGATCCCGGGCCTGGTCGCCGTCTTCGCCAGCCTGTACCTCTCGTTTCGTGACGTGCGCTCGGCCATCTACGTCATCGGCGGCTCGGTGGCGATGACGGCGCTGGTGGGGGCGCTCACCTTCCGCTACTTCAAGGTGAGCCGCACCGGCCAGCGCATCGTGTTGCGGGAGCGCCAGGCGCCCGAGCAGGGCTACACGGCCCCGTCGGACCTCCAGCGTTGGGTCGGTCGCACGGGGCGGGCCCTGACGCCCCTTCGGCCCGGCGGCGCCATCGAGGTGGACGGGGAGCGCCTCGACGCGAGCACCGAGGGGGAGTTCCTGGAGCCAGGGACACCCGTGCGCGTGGTGAGGGCCGAGGGGCTGCGCATCGTGGTGCGACGGCTCCAGGAGCCATAG
- a CDS encoding ABC transporter substrate-binding protein, producing the protein MRWSVARVALAVVVLAGLWVGTAAAGVTTLDPEVRPVSGGKYGGVFRYSVLGDPKTFNYFLAKETSSTDILDRVFEGLTTADGVTTEVIPSLAKSWEISPDNRVITFHLRRGVQWHDGRELTADDVIFSFDLVYDPNIPNNFVDGLTIDGQPLTYEKVDDYTVRFTLPRVYAPILRSIGIPIVPKHLLYDAWREGRFNQMWGIDTDPRQIVGTGPYRIVEYRPGERIVFERNPNWWQVDQDGNPLPYIQRLEASIAGNQDVQVLKFLNNEIDYLAPNLARVADLELQADQKGFRLINGGPAFGTNFIVFNQNPNTVPQPKLSWFTDKAFRQAMAHALDKESIIDLAYGGLAQPQWSPIEAANVFFHKPDVKQYPYDLQRAQAILAEAGYRKGSDGRLRDPQGNVVEFELLTNAGNRARETIGTLFKADLERLGIRVNFQPVDFNLLVRKLSETFDWDAIIIGLTGGVEPASGNNVWPSSGGLHMWYPFQERPATDWEARIDYLFEEGTKYLDPNERKRYYDEFQDIVAEQVPLIYTVNPEAWFAIYDYVQNARPTAYGGLFYQIGEIWLER; encoded by the coding sequence ATGCGCTGGTCAGTTGCCCGGGTCGCTCTGGCGGTCGTGGTCCTCGCGGGGTTGTGGGTGGGTACGGCCGCGGCCGGGGTGACGACCCTCGATCCGGAGGTCCGTCCGGTCTCGGGCGGCAAGTACGGCGGCGTCTTCCGCTACTCGGTGCTGGGCGACCCCAAGACCTTCAACTACTTCCTGGCCAAGGAGACCTCGTCCACCGACATCCTGGACCGGGTCTTCGAGGGTCTCACCACAGCCGACGGCGTCACCACGGAGGTGATCCCCTCCCTCGCGAAGAGCTGGGAGATCAGCCCCGACAACCGGGTGATCACCTTCCACCTGCGCCGCGGGGTCCAGTGGCACGACGGGCGGGAGTTGACCGCCGACGACGTCATCTTCTCCTTCGACCTCGTCTACGATCCCAACATCCCCAACAACTTCGTCGACGGCCTCACCATCGACGGCCAGCCCCTGACGTACGAGAAGGTCGACGACTACACCGTGCGCTTCACGCTGCCGCGGGTCTACGCCCCCATCCTGCGGTCCATCGGCATCCCCATCGTGCCGAAGCACCTGCTCTACGACGCCTGGCGCGAGGGCCGGTTCAACCAGATGTGGGGCATCGACACCGACCCGCGCCAGATCGTGGGCACCGGTCCGTACCGGATCGTGGAGTACCGGCCGGGCGAGCGGATCGTCTTCGAGCGCAACCCCAACTGGTGGCAGGTGGACCAGGACGGCAACCCGCTGCCCTACATCCAGCGCCTGGAGGCCAGCATCGCCGGCAACCAGGACGTGCAGGTGCTCAAGTTCCTCAATAACGAGATCGACTACCTGGCCCCCAACCTGGCCCGGGTCGCGGACCTGGAGCTGCAGGCCGACCAGAAGGGCTTCCGGCTCATCAACGGCGGGCCGGCTTTCGGCACCAACTTCATCGTCTTCAACCAGAACCCCAACACCGTGCCGCAGCCCAAGCTGAGCTGGTTCACCGACAAGGCCTTCCGCCAGGCCATGGCTCACGCCCTCGACAAGGAGTCCATCATCGACCTGGCCTACGGTGGGCTGGCGCAGCCCCAGTGGAGCCCCATCGAGGCGGCCAACGTCTTCTTCCACAAGCCCGACGTCAAGCAGTACCCCTACGACCTGCAGCGGGCCCAGGCCATCCTGGCCGAGGCCGGCTATCGCAAGGGGTCCGACGGGCGGTTGCGGGATCCGCAGGGCAACGTGGTGGAGTTCGAGCTCTTGACCAATGCGGGCAACCGGGCCCGTGAGACCATCGGCACCCTCTTCAAGGCCGACCTGGAGCGGCTCGGCATCCGGGTCAACTTCCAGCCCGTCGACTTCAACTTGCTGGTGCGCAAGCTCTCCGAGACCTTCGACTGGGATGCCATCATCATCGGCCTGACCGGCGGCGTCGAGCCGGCCAGCGGCAACAACGTCTGGCCGTCGTCGGGCGGGCTGCACATGTGGTATCCCTTCCAGGAGCGGCCGGCCACCGACTGGGAGGCCCGCATCGACTACCTCTTCGAGGAGGGCACCAAGTACCTGGATCCCAACGAGCGCAAGCGGTACTACGACGAGTTCCAGGACATCGTGGCCGAGCAGGTGCCCCTCATCTACACCGTCAATCCCGAGGCCTGGTTCGCCATCTACGACTACGTCCAAAACGCCAGGCCCACCGCTTACGGCGGGCTCTTCTACCAGATCGGCGAGATCTGGCTGGAGCGCTAG
- a CDS encoding ABC transporter permease yields the protein MSQPLQPTAGAHAGESLWQAGWRRLRANRSARVAGAVLILLHLLAIFADFVGPYSETWQDRRKFYHPPTRVRIVDAEGRLRWPFVYGTELEDRRLRTWRERTDQIYPVRLFVRGEPYRLLWLIPTDIHLFGVDAPGSIFLLGTDELGRDIFTRLLFGARRSLFIGILGIVLTLTISLLYGGISGYFGGIVDNVMMRLAEIILAIPGFYLLVALSGLLPLNVPSQTRFFFIVVILSFVGWPAGARVVRSQVLSIKEQEFVVAARAMGANHLRIVTRHILPNVMSWAIVSMTLSVPGFILAESGLSLIGVGVQEPYASWGNMLSRATNIASIARFPWTLVPGLAIFVAVLAYNFLGDGIRDAFDPKAQSAARRPAAWSRHLADRIRGLLGLSRRAAGGRAATVASGLSAPRR from the coding sequence ATGAGCCAACCGCTGCAACCCACCGCGGGCGCGCACGCCGGCGAGTCGCTGTGGCAGGCAGGGTGGCGGCGTCTGCGGGCCAACCGCTCGGCCCGGGTAGCGGGCGCCGTCCTGATCCTCCTGCACCTGCTGGCCATCTTCGCCGACTTCGTGGGGCCCTACTCGGAGACGTGGCAGGATCGGCGCAAGTTCTACCATCCGCCCACCCGGGTCCGCATCGTGGATGCCGAGGGCAGGCTGCGGTGGCCCTTCGTCTACGGCACCGAGCTGGAGGACCGGCGCCTGCGCACCTGGCGGGAGCGCACCGACCAGATCTACCCCGTGCGCCTCTTCGTGCGGGGCGAGCCCTATCGCCTGCTCTGGCTCATCCCCACCGACATCCACCTCTTCGGGGTCGACGCCCCCGGCAGCATCTTCTTGCTGGGCACCGACGAGCTGGGGCGCGACATCTTCACGCGCCTGCTCTTCGGAGCCCGGCGATCGCTGTTCATCGGCATCCTGGGCATCGTGCTGACGCTGACCATCAGCCTGCTGTACGGCGGGATATCGGGCTACTTCGGGGGCATCGTCGACAACGTCATGATGCGGTTGGCCGAGATCATCCTGGCCATCCCCGGCTTCTACCTTCTGGTGGCCCTCAGCGGGCTTCTGCCCCTCAACGTCCCCTCGCAGACCCGCTTCTTCTTCATCGTCGTGATCCTGAGCTTCGTCGGGTGGCCGGCCGGGGCCAGGGTGGTGCGCTCGCAGGTGCTCTCCATCAAGGAGCAGGAGTTCGTCGTGGCGGCTCGGGCCATGGGGGCCAACCACCTGCGCATCGTCACCCGCCACATCCTGCCCAACGTGATGTCGTGGGCCATCGTCAGCATGACCCTGTCGGTGCCCGGCTTCATCCTGGCCGAGTCGGGCCTCTCCCTCATCGGGGTGGGCGTCCAGGAACCTTACGCCAGCTGGGGCAACATGCTGAGCCGGGCGACCAACATCGCCTCCATCGCTCGCTTCCCGTGGACCCTGGTGCCCGGACTCGCCATCTTCGTCGCCGTGCTGGCCTACAACTTCCTCGGCGACGGCATCCGGGACGCCTTCGATCCCAAGGCCCAGTCGGCCGCCAGGCGCCCGGCGGCCTGGAGCCGCCACCTGGCCGACCGCATCCGCGGCCTGTTGGGGCTCTCCCGGCGAGCCGCCGGCGGCCGTGCCGCCACCGTGGCCAGCGGGCTCTCCGCCCCTCGGCGGTAG
- a CDS encoding ABC transporter permease encodes MWRFIGRRLIQMIPMLLGISLLSFLIMYAAPGSFVSSLKLRPDLSPETIARIEAQFGLDQPVLVQYLRWLWNLLRLDLGQSFTYQVPVTYLIGSRALNTLLLAVSSAAISWLLAFPLGVYAAVRAHTGYDRTLTFVSLLGLSIPNFFLAMLLLFAVVRWRLPLPVGGMTSPGAASWGFWEQVVDVLRHLLIPAVVLGTAGVASLTRYLRSGLLDVLRQEYITTARAKGLPERAVIWRHGLRNALNVMITLFGFELGGLLSGAALTEIITSWPGLGRLILEAVQSQDYYLVMGSVTIGGVMLVTGNLVADILLAWADPRVRLA; translated from the coding sequence ATGTGGCGCTTCATCGGCCGCAGGCTGATCCAGATGATCCCCATGCTGCTCGGCATCAGCCTGCTCAGCTTCCTCATCATGTACGCGGCACCGGGGAGTTTCGTCAGCTCGTTGAAGCTCCGTCCCGACCTCTCCCCCGAGACCATCGCCCGCATCGAGGCGCAATTCGGCCTGGATCAGCCGGTGCTGGTGCAGTACCTGCGGTGGCTGTGGAACCTGCTGCGACTCGACCTGGGCCAGTCCTTCACCTACCAGGTCCCGGTCACCTACCTCATCGGCAGCCGCGCCCTCAACACGCTGCTTTTGGCCGTCAGCTCGGCGGCCATCTCGTGGCTGTTGGCCTTTCCCCTGGGCGTCTACGCCGCGGTGCGGGCCCACACCGGCTACGACCGCACCCTGACCTTCGTCTCGCTCCTGGGGCTTTCGATTCCCAACTTCTTCCTGGCCATGCTGCTGCTCTTCGCCGTCGTGCGATGGCGGCTGCCCCTGCCCGTCGGCGGCATGACCAGCCCCGGAGCGGCTAGCTGGGGCTTCTGGGAGCAGGTGGTCGACGTGCTGCGTCACCTGCTCATCCCCGCGGTGGTGCTGGGCACGGCCGGGGTGGCCTCCCTGACCCGCTACCTGCGCTCGGGCCTCTTGGACGTGCTCCGGCAGGAGTACATCACCACCGCCCGGGCCAAGGGCCTGCCGGAGCGGGCCGTCATCTGGCGCCACGGGTTGCGCAACGCCCTCAACGTCATGATCACCCTCTTCGGCTTCGAGCTGGGCGGGCTGTTGAGCGGCGCGGCGCTGACGGAGATCATCACCTCGTGGCCGGGCCTCGGACGGCTCATCCTGGAGGCGGTGCAGAGTCAGGACTACTACCTGGTGATGGGTAGCGTCACCATCGGAGGCGTCATGCTGGTGACGGGCAACCTGGTGGCCGACATCCTGCTGGCGTGGGCCGATCCACGGGTGAGGCTGGCATGA
- a CDS encoding YabP/YqfC family sporulation protein, whose protein sequence is MARRGKGWLAGAARALDLPPEAFGETRIEMVGRRRLLIENHRGLLAFSSREVVVDTPNGRVAVAGRGFVIEAIRPDRLRIAGLIEEVRLGQRHGAV, encoded by the coding sequence ATGGCAAGAAGAGGCAAGGGGTGGCTGGCCGGGGCGGCGAGGGCGCTGGACCTGCCGCCCGAGGCCTTCGGCGAGACGCGCATCGAGATGGTGGGTCGTCGCCGGCTCCTCATCGAGAACCATCGAGGGCTGCTGGCCTTCTCCTCCCGCGAGGTCGTGGTCGACACCCCCAACGGGCGGGTCGCGGTGGCGGGACGGGGGTTCGTCATCGAGGCCATCCGCCCCGATCGCCTGCGCATCGCGGGGCTCATCGAGGAGGTACGCCTGGGCCAGCGGCATGGGGCTGTCTGA
- a CDS encoding amidohydrolase family protein: protein MDFAVTERAAARDFTEPPPSKVDLAAIDVHTHAAVMPETAHLLHAARLYGIETLVVITREWIEPARLADGWDGRILVAPQLDYRQLDDADAFVRTNVARVEQAHQLGARLIKFWFTPRFYATTRLRLDDARLEPIFARMEALGLGALVHVSDPDVWFERVYTDRSLYGSKEEQYPQLEAVLARHRGIRIIAAHMGGDPEHLDHLQALLDRHPNLFLDTSATKWMVRELGRQREAARQFIVRNADRILFGTDQVVTAGSSLVRYTSRYWTHRLFWETDRVCPSPVEDPDCDGMPVIRGLDLPEEVLVRLYRTNATRVLGI from the coding sequence TTGGACTTCGCCGTTACGGAGCGAGCGGCCGCCCGGGACTTCACCGAGCCGCCCCCGTCCAAGGTGGACCTCGCCGCCATCGACGTGCACACCCACGCCGCCGTCATGCCCGAGACGGCCCACCTGCTGCACGCCGCCCGGCTCTACGGCATCGAGACGCTGGTGGTCATCACGCGGGAGTGGATCGAGCCCGCCCGCCTCGCCGACGGGTGGGACGGTCGCATCCTGGTGGCGCCGCAGCTCGACTACCGGCAGCTCGACGACGCCGATGCCTTCGTGCGCACCAACGTCGCCAGGGTCGAGCAGGCCCACCAGCTGGGCGCGCGGCTGATCAAGTTCTGGTTCACGCCCCGCTTCTACGCCACGACCCGGCTGCGGCTCGACGATGCCCGCCTGGAGCCGATCTTCGCTCGCATGGAGGCGCTGGGGCTCGGCGCCCTGGTGCACGTCTCCGACCCCGACGTCTGGTTCGAGCGGGTCTACACGGACCGCTCCCTCTACGGCAGCAAGGAGGAGCAGTATCCGCAGCTGGAGGCGGTGCTGGCCCGCCACCGGGGCATCCGGATCATCGCCGCCCACATGGGCGGCGATCCGGAGCACCTCGACCACCTTCAGGCCCTGCTGGACCGCCACCCCAATCTCTTCCTCGACACCAGCGCCACCAAGTGGATGGTACGGGAGCTGGGACGCCAGCGGGAGGCGGCGCGTCAGTTCATCGTGCGCAACGCCGACCGCATCCTCTTCGGCACCGATCAGGTGGTGACAGCCGGCTCGTCGCTGGTGCGCTACACGTCGCGCTACTGGACCCACCGCCTCTTTTGGGAGACGGACCGGGTCTGCCCCTCCCCCGTCGAAGACCCGGACTGCGACGGGATGCCGGTCATCCGGGGGCTGGACCTGCCCGAGGAGGTGCTGGTGCGGCTGTACCGCACCAACGCCACGCGCGTGCTGGGCATCTGA